TGCCGAGCAACAGGCCATTATTTTTGGTCAGCTCCATCACCCGCTTGGTGCTGTCGGCGTCGGGCTTCTTTTTTTCGCCGACCAGCTCCATCCCTTGCATCAAGCCCATGCCGCGCACGTCGCCGATGATCGGATACTTTTGCTGCAAAGCGTTCAAGCCGTCGCGTAAACGATTGCCCATGACACGCGCGTTCTCGACCAAATTTTCCTCTTCGATAACTTGGATCGTCGCGCTCGCCGCCGTACAAGTCACCGGATTGCCGCCGAAGGTCGAAATCGTGTTGCCCTTCATGCTGTCGGCGACTTCCGGCGTAGCGATGGTCGCGCCGATGGGCACGCCGTTGGCCATGCCTTTTGCGAAAGTCATGATGTCGGGGTCGACGCCCCAATGTTCGATGCCGAACATTTTACCGCCGGTGCGGCCCCAGCCGGTCTGCACTTCATCGGCGATGAACAGGCCGCCATATTTGCGGATGATGCCGACGATCTCTTTGAAATATTCCTTGGGCGGCACGATGAAACCGCCGACGCCTTGAATCGGCTCGGCGAGAAACGCCGCGACTTTTCCCTGGGAGGTCATGGTCTGAATCGCTTCTTCGGCGTCGGTGGCGCATTTCAACTCGCAGCTTGGATAAGTCAGGCCGAACGGACAGCGATAGCAGTAAGCGTTGGCGATGTGATGCACGCCGGGAACCACGTTGGGCGTCAAGCGCCAGCTCGATTGCGCCGACAAGCTCAGCGCCAAGTAAGAACGGCCGCTGTAACTGTGGCGCAAAGTAATCACGTCCTGGCACTTGGTATAAATCTGCGCCAAAAGCACCGCGGTCTCGTTGGCCTCGGTGCCGCTGTTGGTAAAAAAAGATTTCTCCAAACGGCCG
This genomic interval from Deltaproteobacteria bacterium contains the following:
- a CDS encoding aspartate aminotransferase family protein, whose product is MNKKEILDKQKKYLFSCVSTYYDEPLVIDHAKDHSVFDADGKEYLDFFGGILTVSVGHCNDKVTQAIDAQTHKVQHMSTLYANEPQVNLAEKLAQITPGRLEKSFFTNSGTEANETAVLLAQIYTKCQDVITLRHSYSGRSYLALSLSAQSSWRLTPNVVPGVHHIANAYCYRCPFGLTYPSCELKCATDAEEAIQTMTSQGKVAAFLAEPIQGVGGFIVPPKEYFKEIVGIIRKYGGLFIADEVQTGWGRTGGKMFGIEHWGVDPDIMTFAKGMANGVPIGATIATPEVADSMKGNTISTFGGNPVTCTAASATIQVIEEENLVENARVMGNRLRDGLNALQQKYPIIGDVRGMGLMQGMELVGEKKKPDADSTKRVMELTKNNGLLLGKGGTYSNVLRVSPSLNVDKDEVDHALKVLDQSFGQLGQ